Below is a window of Epinephelus fuscoguttatus linkage group LG12, E.fuscoguttatus.final_Chr_v1 DNA.
AGCAACACCATCCCTTTCccttccctctttctttttcataCCCGATTCAGCTTGATGATGATGCATGGCCTGCCGTCCTGGTATCCATAGTAACGGTCAGTAAGTCCAGAGCAGTCCTCCAGAATGGTGCGGTTGAACTGACAGGAGCGCTTCGGGTTGTTCTTCACATCACCGCTGTCCTCCTGCAGGAAGTACCGGTCTGGGACGCACTCGTCATTTTTCTGGGCCTGGACGCTGTCGTTGTAGGCTgcagggggagaggggggaggggagagggggtttATTTGGTTTGTAAGGGCTTATGACTCAACTAAAACCCTGGTGCAAGGCAATCTCCTGCCCGCTGACAGTAAAGGAATTATCTCTTATTAGGTAAAAACAATTCATTCTAGATTGGTAGATAATCCACAGCAGTAAGCTTTTTGAGTCACTGTACGAGAGGCCGGCAGCCAGACTTACGTGCCAGGAACCTGTCCAGGGCCTGAGCATACATGTCCCAGCTCTCGGTGTTCTGGATCTTATAGACAATCTCATAGGTCTCATCTGCTTTGGGTCTAATCACCATGCCTGTGAGTGACAGATAGACAGCGGGGGGTCACAACACCACGCTACGGACTGTGACCTGTGTTCAGGCAGTGTGTACCATCAGTAACTGCACCTGGTGTAGCGAGCCTGTCTTGCCAGGTGGGTTTATGGTCGTCCAAGGTCTGCAGCATGACATACATGGTGAGTGCAAACAAGCCGGCCAGGAAGATGTAGAAAATTACATAGAAGAGAAGAATAAGACCtgcagacaaagacagaggagagCTGCATCAACTGTGTGCAATATCAGTCTGTCACAGAAGAAATAGATCAAATTATTCACCTCTATACATTGAAAGTTTAAATCTTAATCAGGGGGAAATAAGTAGGCCTACTGAGAAAATCAAAATCATACGAATGGAATAAATCAAGCAAAGTTTATTATTTCATTCAACACTGTACAGATCTGCTACTGAAAAACATATTAGAGATATATGTGTCGAACAAATCATGTGTTCATATTCTAAAGCATCATCCAAGCCTatttagctagttagctaaatGGCTAACCGTCCCTGCTAAATTAAAGGCTGTTCTTTCTCAAACTGTTAGCTAATTGTATGAATTCATGAATGTAACTTTACACCTAATATCATTCTAAATTGTGATGCACTCACTTATGTATCAACATTTAAGATTTACAgtctatatttgtatttttagccTAGAGACAAAGTCTGCACTCAAAGCGAATTCAGTTCAGTATGAtacaatttaaaacattatGGCCTTTGTAGTAACTAGAATACATGGTCTAAGAACATGGCAATATATTgtcacaataataaaataaaaacacagttaaaCTAAGAATTAAACAATGTGCTAAAAGTAAATTACTgcaattaaaaaatacagtaagttCCTGTAAATGACATATACCGTCTGCACTATACCCATAATGCTATGCAAATTACAGTGGCTAACTGTGAAGATGTTCAGGCTTATTGGGCATTTTGTACAGTATTAAACTGTAAAAGCAAATTTTTGTACTTTCAACGCCGTATGTCAGATACGCCTTGCAGACAGCACCCCTCCGCTTATGATCACATCTGATAAAATAATCTGAATGTGTCGAAAATGACACCATGTCTACACATGATGTAACATTTCCTGTCTTTGCAACAAAAAAGAGGCATGACCTACGTCCAGAGCCAGCcttcattgttttattgtgCAGTGACATTCTTACATTCTTTTGCAGTGACTGCTGTATCCAGACTTCACAATACATGTCTTGTGCTGCTGGCTGTGCATTACAGTGCAATGAGGCTTGCAATTTATACACCAAGAAAACTTTGGgtaagtgcagtccatttgATAATTACCATAATGCACATTTCTAAGTATGAATAATGGTACATCTGAGTGGATAATGGAATCAGTTCATTTCAATTAAATGCTGCTGTcgtgttgtgtctgtgtggtcaCTTTCTGACCAAACATGTTCACAGGAGGCCGGTTAATCCTCATTAAACGAGAGGAGCTTTATTCcatctgcctctctctttctcactcacaCATGAGCAGCCGTCCTTTAGATACTTAAAATATCATTAATTGCACAACATGGTCTAAAATGAAGTTAATCATCTAATTGATCACAATATAAACTGTGTGTTTACAGTTGCTTTCCTCACATTCTTGGGTCCATTAAACCAAGATTGACAGGCAGGTCTCTGATCGGCTTCATTACAGTGTTTCCCTGTCCACAGAGGAGAGGGGATGATGACAGAGGGGGGCACAGGTGGAGGGAGAACAAGGACCCCCCAGAGACCAGGCC
It encodes the following:
- the atp1b2b gene encoding sodium/potassium-transporting ATPase subunit beta-2b, whose translation is MAKDGEKSGWKEFIWNPRTREFLGRTASSWGLILLFYVIFYIFLAGLFALTMYVMLQTLDDHKPTWQDRLATPGMVIRPKADETYEIVYKIQNTESWDMYAQALDRFLAPYNDSVQAQKNDECVPDRYFLQEDSGDVKNNPKRSCQFNRTILEDCSGLTDRYYGYQDGRPCIIIKLNRVIGMLPGKDGQAPYVTCGAKKEDSDKIGELMYFPPNGTFNLMYYPYYGKKAQVNYSQPLVAVKFLNITANQDVNIECKINANNIPQGSERDKFAGRVSFKLRINTIN